TGTTAAAGCTTGCCACTTCTCTCATAGGTATTTTCCGGAGAGTATTACTTCATTATTTCACTACTTTACTGTTTCACTATTTCACTGTATACTGAAGCCATGAGCGAATTTGAATTAAGAGGAGACAAATCCCCTGAACAAAGCCCACAAAAGAACCCGATTATAAAGTTCTTTTCTTCAATTTTATGGTTTATTCAACCACTCCTAATTTCATTTTTGATTGCTGTTTTTGCTTGGCTATTCTTAGCAACTCCACACGAAGTACTCGGATCATCAATGGAACCCAATATTCACGACAAAAGTTTTGTTGTTGCATCAAAACAAACATACAATTTTAGAAAACCAAATAGGGGAGAGATTGTCATCTTTGAAAGAACCGAATACCGCGATTACATAAAGCGTGTTATTGGACTCCCAGGCGAAACCATTGCAATAAAAGACTGCCATTTTTATATAAACGGGAAACTGCTCGATGAATCTGTATACATAAGTCCAGATATTTGCACCCCCGGAGGTGCATTTTTAAAGGAAGGCGACGAAAACCAATTTGTAATTCCGGAAGGATATTACTTCCTTGTGGGTGATAATCGTACGGGAAGCACAGACAGTAGAGATATTGGAGCCGTATCACTTGACCTTTTTAAAGGAAAAGCTTCGATTGTCTTCTCAAGCGGTCCGGATAGGCGCATTTTTTTTATTAAAGAACCGGAGTACAAATAGTTTTCTGTTTTGCCATTTCCTGCTTTCTATTGTATTATTATGTAGATATTTATAGGAATTCTTTATGAAAAAACTCGTTATTATAAATCAAAAAGGAGGAGTCGGAAAAACCACAACTGCAATAAACTTGGGCGCAGCACTTTCACAAAAAGGAAAAAAGGTTCTACTCGTCGATCTTGATCCTCAGGCAAATTTAAGTTCGGGTATTGGTTACACGATTTCAAAAAAAGAAGATGAAGAAAGCCCCGGAATCTATGATGTTCTAATCGGCGAAAAAAAACTTTCGGACATATTTGTTACAACCTCGTTAAAGAACCTTTTTCTTGCACCCGCAAGTATTTCACTGGCCGGTGCCGAAATTGAAATGATTAACATGCTTTCGAGAGAGACAAAGCTTAAAACAGCGCTCGACAACTTTAAAGAATCTCTTGATTACGTAATCATTGATTCACCTCCATCTCTAGGAATTCTGACAATAAATGCACTTGTTGCCGCAGATTCAGTAATTATTCCAATTCAGTGTGAATATTTTGCACTGGAGGGACTTGGAAAATTGCTCGAGACTATACGTGTAGTAAAGGGAATAAACCCCGGTCTGGAAATAGGTGGCGTGATCTTGACTATGTACGATGCACGTACAAAACTATCTGAGCAAGTTGCAAATGATGTTAGGTCGCATCTTGGTGATAAGGTTTTTAAAACTATTATTCCAAGAAATGTCCGCCTCTCCGAAGCCCCGTCTCACGGAAAAAGCATTTTTGATTATGACCCAACTTCACAAGGGGCACAAAAATACGAAGAGCTTGCTACTGAACTTGCTAATCGATTTTAAAAATAACTTAACTGCCATCTAAAATGCAATCAGATTCCAAAACAAGACTTGGTCGCGGACTGTCGGCTTTAATATCCGACGAAACAGCGCAAACACTAAACAAAAATACTGCAGGTGTTATTGAAATTGACATTTCAAAAATCAAAGCAAACCCTTATCAGCCTAGACAAAGCTTTGAGATGAATAAACTTCTTGAGTTAGCTGAGTCGATTCGTCAAAATGGGGTACTTCAACCAATTATTGTTACAAAAGACATAGAAGACAATTACACACTAATTATCGGCGAACGTAGGCTTAGAGCAAGCAAGTTAGCAGGACTTACGCAGATTCCTGCAGTTATAAAAGATATGTCCCGACAAGATATGCTAGAAATTGCTGTTATTGAAAACATTCAACGTGAAGACCTGTCACCAATTGAGGAGGCCAGAGCATACAAACAACTTTTATTAGAGTTTAAACTTTCACTTACCGAACTTGCAAAAAAGATTAGCAAATCCAAATCGTTTATTTCTAATAAAACCAGGCTCCTTAAACTTCCGCAAGAAATTATCAATGCACTCCAGAACGGAGTAATTTCTGAAGGTCATGCAAAAGCCATTCTCGGGCTTTTGGGTCCTGATTTACAAATTCAAGCATTTAAAATTACAGTTAAAAACAATCTGTCTGTACGTGACACAGAAGATCTTGTTAATAGACTCCGCAAAGGCGATATCAATAAAGATTCCTCTAAAAAGATTATTGAATATGTTCTATCCGGCGGTGCAAAAAAAATCCAACGAGACCTTGGAAAATATCTTGATGTCCCTGTCAGAATTGTTCCCTTAAAAGATGGAGGAAAACTCGTAATGCGCTATAAGACGGAAACCGAATTGGAACAGATTTTCAAGAAGGTTGTAAATCAATAATCGTATAATATTTAAGGTTCTGCTAGATTGTAAACAGGATAATAACTTTTACCATAGCTATTTGCACCTTGGAAATCCATGTGGTAAACTCTCTCTGAAATCTCCCGACAACTGCCTAAAACCTAAGAATAGTTCTATTATTTTACAATGAATGATCCCAAAACACTTTGGAATAAAATCTTAGAAACAATATCAACCCAAGTCTCAAGTACAACCATAAGCACATGGTTCTCTCGCGCAAATCTAAACAAATTAAATAACGGCGTTGCAGTAATCGGATGTGCCGATCCATTTGTCCGTGAGTGGATAGAATCAAAACACAGAATTCTTTTAACCGAAACAATAAGCCAGCTTGTAGGTAACCACATTGCAGTAACCTTTGTAATAGACGAGAATCTGTCTAGCAAAGAGGCTATAGAAAAAACCCCCCTTTTTTCAACGGGAAAAGACGAAAACTCTCTTATTAAAGTCCTCGGCAACTCAAACATAAATATTCGCTACAGCTTCGAATCGTTTATTGTTGGTCCGTCAAATAGACTTGCACATGCAGCGGCAGAAGCAGTTGCAGCACGTCCCGGAGCAACATATAATCCACTGTTTATTTATGGCGGGGTAGGGCTAGGCAAAACACACTTAATGCATGCAATCGGGAATCGTATGTTAAATGACAATCCCAACCGAAAAATATATTACTGTGCAAGTGAAACCTTTTTGAACTCAATGGTTGAAGCAATTAGGTCAGGAAAGACTACCGAATTTCGGCAGAAATACCGAAAGCTCGACTTGCTCATTATCGATGACATTCAATTTATCTCAAACTGGCAGGAAACTCAAAGTGAACTTTTCCATACATTTAATGAACTATATCTTGCAAATAAACAAATAGTGTTTGCATCTGATCGACCTCCCTCCCAAATTTCAAATCTAATGGATAGGTTGCGCAGCAGGTTTGAAGGGGGCATGGTTGCCGATATTTCTGAACCTACTTATGAAATGCGCATAGCAATTCTTAAAAAGAAATGTGAACAAAACCTGATACATCTCCCCGAAGAATGTATCAATTCAATTGCAAGCTCAGTAGAGTCAAATATTCGTGAACTTGAAGGTGCCTTAAATCGAATCTATAACCAGAAAACCGTTACCGGAATAATTCCTACACCGGCGGAAATTGAAAATATTCTTAAACGCGACATAGAGCAAAAGCAGCGCCAGATAAGTCCAAAGAAGGTTATTAAAGCCGTTGCAAAAGAATTTAATGTTACAGTTAAAGAGCTTAAAGGTTCAAGCAGACGTGCACAAATTGCAAAGCCAAGACAAGTCGCAATGTTCATTATTCGTGAAGACCTAAAACACAAGCTTGAAGATATCGCAGGTTTCTTAGGGAAAACTGACCACACAACCGTTCTTAATGCAGTTAAAAGAGTATCATCTCTCATTCTTAAGGATGATACTGTTCGTGAAAAAATCGAACGACTTCGCCAACGAATCAGACAAAATACCCTCTAACCTTTCAACATGCCATATTGGACTATTTCTTTGAGAACTCCATGGTGCTAAAGTATATCCGGGAGGTGTTACAGACGTAAAAATGAGTAGATATATTGGTCAAATTGGTGAAGATTTGGCAAAGCTATATTTGAGAAACCAAAATTATACAATTTTAAAAACCAATATTTTTTCACGTTTTGGTGAGATAGATATTCTTTGCCGAAAGGCAAAAGACCTTTATTTAGTGGAGGTAAAAACAGACAATAATAACAGCCACTACTCATTAAGTAATGTAACACCTCAAAAGGTTAATAGATTACTACAAACATTTTATTCTCAAAAGTTAATAAATCCACGCATATATGCTAATATACAAATACTGATTATCCATATCACTCTATCCCACGGAATCTTGATCAAGTCATACTTATTGGAACCAATCTAAAAATGGATCAACCAACTTTCTTGGCACAAATAAATAAAACAAACCCGAAAAATCTTGCCGAAATTGAGAGTGTGATTACTCTTGCCCAAAAAGTCTATGCCAATAATACATGTAGCTGGGGCGAAAGTATGCTTTCACATAGCCTTAATGTTGCAAACGACTGTTTAAATCAAAACCTTGACCTTAATACGATTAAACTTGCAATTCTTCATGATATCGGACTTTTTATAAAAGAATCCGAAATCGATAAACTGCTTCCCAAAGAAAAAACTCTGGTTCGGCTAATAAAAAATTACACAGCAATTAAGTCTTTGGTTTACAAAGTAAATGACAAACACACAACAATATCATTAACCACAAAACTTTTATTGTCCACTAGCAACGACATTCGTATTCTAATTGTGAAATTATTCGATAAACTTGAAGATCTAGAAAACTACGAAAATCTTCCGCCTAGCGAAAAAAAACGGCTTTTAAACAGAATAAAACGAATATATTCTCCACTTGCCGATTTTATTGGGATGGCTGCACTAAAGCGTAAGTTTGATGATCTTGCATTCATGGTTGAAAACCCTTCTGAGTACCAGAAAATCAAACAAGTTCTAAAAAAATATGAAGACCCCAATTATCATAAATCCTTTAAGAAAAGGCTTGTAAATCTTCTTGCAAGTCAAAACCTTCGACCTATAAAAATCTTTGGACGAACAAAAGGTATTTACAGTACATATGAGAAAACGATTCGAGGGTTTGGGTCCGAAATACCAGATAAGTCAAACGTTCCTTTAGGGTTCATTGATCAAATTGCAGACAAATATGGAACCACTATACTATTGCCAACCGTAGAAGATTGTTATAAGGCATTTAACCTCATAAAAGGGAAATTCGAAAAGGTTCCACGAACATACGATAATACGGGACGTGATTATATAGCAAATCCACGACCTAACGGCTACCGCAGTTTACACATTAGAATGTTTACAGATCAACGTAAAAAAATTCAGACAGAGATTCAAATTAAAACACCTGAAATGCATCTTTTCAATGAGTATGGTCCTGCTTCCCATATTGCATACAAAGTAAAAATAGTTTTTAAGGAAGATCTTGATAAGGATCTTTATGTATTCGACAAGCTTCAGCAGTGGAAAGATAATCCGACAGATAAGCGAATTTACAAACTTAATCTTTTTAAAGATTCTATATTCGTTTTCACGCCAAAATCCGATGTAATACGACTTTCCAAGGATGCAACACCCATTGACTTTGCGTATAAAATTCATACAAAAGTCGGCGAGCACTGTGGAGGTGCAAAAATCAATGGCATAATGTCAAAAATATCAGACACACTAAAAACCGGCGACATTGTCCAAATAATTACAACGAAAAAGCCAAACGTAAGGAAAGACTGGCTTAAGATTGCAAAGGACACAGAAACCCTTAGCCAAATTCGAAAATCTCTCAGAAACCTAGAAACCGGTGACAGAGCTACTTAAGTATGTTATATTGAATAAGTATCTAAATTCTTAAAAAACCTATGGAGCAAAAAAATAACATAGGAACCATTGCCTTTATTATCTTTCTGTTTCTTGCCGGTGGTGGCCTAATTTGGTACGCAACCACGGGAATGAACTCAACCAAGGATACAGAAAACAAAGAGAATACTCAGGAACAAGAGCAGGAAACAAAAGATGAAAACGAAGAGAATTCCAACCAAGAATCATCGGAAGCCGAAGAGGAAACAGAAGAGGAAAACCCCGAAGAAGAGAACGAGGAAGAGCCAGAGGAAGAGGAAACCGAAAATACATCATCAACCTCCGGAAATTATACCGATTTTTCAATAACAGGATTTGCATATCGTGTAGAAGCCGGGGTAATGCATTTTGAATGGAACGTTACAAAGGCTACTGCATCAAAAAACATTGAATACACAACTCAAAAAACAGGAAATACCCTTAACGTTACCTTTAAAAATGTAACCAAAGATTTAACAGTTAATTATATAAACGGTACCTGCGCAGAAGAAACCTGCATATACAATCTAGTTGAAAATTGGGCGCCAACTGTTGAAGGAGTATATTCCGGCAAGACCTCAATCTACGAATTCACATTGGCTGAAGGTCGAAATTTTGAACTTGACTTTGATACGGAAGGAAAGGTTGTGCTTTTGGTAAAGTAGGGGAATTAAGAAATTAGAAGAACAGTAAATTAGTAAAGCAAGAAATACTTATTTTTATGTTGTTGCTATAATATCTCGATCATTAATCTAAGACCTAATTTTTGTGATTACTTTAGTCCTCGACAATATTCGATCCGCATTTAATGTGGGATCAATATTTAGAACCGCCGATGGGCGAGGGGATTGCAGGCTTTTTTTATGCGGCTATACACCAACCCCGGAAAATCCCAAAGTCAAGAAAACAGCACTTTTTGCGGAAGAAACAGTACCATGGCAATACTTTAAAACTGCATCCGATGCCCTATCTCAGCTTGAGAAGGATGGAACTCGAATTATCTGTCTGGAGCTTACCAAATCTGCAACCGATTTCAGGAAATATCCTTACCCAAAAGATATCGCAATTGTAGTTGGAAACGAACTTGACGGAGTGGACAAATCGCTTACTCAAAAATACCCAAGTATAAAAATACCAATGAACGGTCGAAAGGAATCATTAAATGTTGCAATCGCCGCCTCAATTGTTATGTATGCCATTCCCAATGAATAATCAGGTAATTGTTATTTTCGGACCAACGGGCACAGGAAAATCAACACTAGCAATAAAAATTGCATCAACACTTGATTCACCTGTTATTTCAGCTGATTCTCGTAAAGTCTATAAGGGACTGGACATAGGAACAAACAAGGAAGCACTTTTAAAGGCAAAACACAAAAAACTCATTCCTTCTCTTCACTTGATAGATGTTGTTACCCCCGACAAACGCTTTACTGTTTATGATTTTTTAAAAGAGTGTGAACATGTTTTTGCAAAGGCACATGCTGCAGGCAAAATCCCTGTTGTTGTCGGCGGAACAGTAATGTATATAACAGCACTCCTTAAGGGATATACGCTTCGAGAAACAAAACCTAACATTAAAAAGCGTATCCGGCTTGAAAAGAAAGCCTTACCTCAACTTCAGTTAATACTTAAAACAAAACGTCCTGATGTGTGGGAAAACATGGATAATGGTGAACGGAACAACAAACGTAGATTGGTACGATGGCTGGAAGTTGCATTAGACAATAGAAAGGTTACAGAACAAAAAAACATTGCCTACGATTTCATTACAATACCTCTTATTCCAACAAAAGAAGAAACTCAGAAGAAGCTGCAGGTTCGTGTGGAAAAAATGTTGGACGCAGGGCTTATAGAAGAAACAAAAAGACTTTTACAAAAATATCCCAAAGATTGTGTCGGACTTTCCACAATGGGATATAAGGAAGCTGTAGATTTCATAAACGGTGATATTCCGCTTACCGAGCTTAAAGAACGCATAATTATCCGCCACAGGCAATATGCAAGGTACCAACGCAGGTGGATTATGAAAAAATTACATACCCCTCCGTAGGGACAGGTCTAGACTTACAGTAGTCCAAATTTTGGATGATATATCACGAAAAATTTTAAGACACTAGCCGCTCTAACCTTTTACAAAACAACCGCCAGATCAATATTTGTAAAGAGGGTGTAGGTGGTCGAAAGATGCCCCTCCGAAAACCCTTATCTAATAGTACGTTTGAAATCAAGGGGTGCGGGTCTAGACCTGTCCCTACGGGGAAATGTATTGTATAATTTATTATTCATTTTTCGATACTGCCTACCAATGAGTTATATAAAAGCCGGAAAAGCAAAAGGTATAAAGCTTGAAACTCCATACGTAAAAGGGCGCTTAAAATCTTCGGTTTCGATCCGGATTGCCTCAAATCGCTTTAAAGAAGGTGTATTCTCAATAATTCAAACAGCAATACTCGATGCAAATGTACTCGATCTGTTTTGCGGCATAGGCAGTTTCGGAATAGAGGCTTTGTCTCGGGGAGCAAAATATTGCGACTTTGTTGATCAGTCTAAACAAGCGGAGAGCTTTATTTACAAAAATCTTGAAAAAACAAGGTTTTCGCACAGAGCATCATTTTTTAACATAAAGGTTGAAGATTTTCTCGGAGCCAGTGCTTCACTTGAAGAAAAATACAGAATTGTGTTCATTGATCCACCATACAATAAAATAACAACGG
This Candidatus Dojkabacteria bacterium DNA region includes the following protein-coding sequences:
- a CDS encoding RNA methyltransferase; this translates as MITLVLDNIRSAFNVGSIFRTADGRGDCRLFLCGYTPTPENPKVKKTALFAEETVPWQYFKTASDALSQLEKDGTRIICLELTKSATDFRKYPYPKDIAIVVGNELDGVDKSLTQKYPSIKIPMNGRKESLNVAIAASIVMYAIPNE
- the dnaA gene encoding chromosomal replication initiator protein DnaA gives rise to the protein MNDPKTLWNKILETISTQVSSTTISTWFSRANLNKLNNGVAVIGCADPFVREWIESKHRILLTETISQLVGNHIAVTFVIDENLSSKEAIEKTPLFSTGKDENSLIKVLGNSNINIRYSFESFIVGPSNRLAHAAAEAVAARPGATYNPLFIYGGVGLGKTHLMHAIGNRMLNDNPNRKIYYCASETFLNSMVEAIRSGKTTEFRQKYRKLDLLIIDDIQFISNWQETQSELFHTFNELYLANKQIVFASDRPPSQISNLMDRLRSRFEGGMVADISEPTYEMRIAILKKKCEQNLIHLPEECINSIASSVESNIRELEGALNRIYNQKTVTGIIPTPAEIENILKRDIEQKQRQISPKKVIKAVAKEFNVTVKELKGSSRRAQIAKPRQVAMFIIREDLKHKLEDIAGFLGKTDHTTVLNAVKRVSSLILKDDTVREKIERLRQRIRQNTL
- a CDS encoding bifunctional (p)ppGpp synthetase/guanosine-3',5'-bis(diphosphate) 3'-pyrophosphohydrolase, giving the protein MDQPTFLAQINKTNPKNLAEIESVITLAQKVYANNTCSWGESMLSHSLNVANDCLNQNLDLNTIKLAILHDIGLFIKESEIDKLLPKEKTLVRLIKNYTAIKSLVYKVNDKHTTISLTTKLLLSTSNDIRILIVKLFDKLEDLENYENLPPSEKKRLLNRIKRIYSPLADFIGMAALKRKFDDLAFMVENPSEYQKIKQVLKKYEDPNYHKSFKKRLVNLLASQNLRPIKIFGRTKGIYSTYEKTIRGFGSEIPDKSNVPLGFIDQIADKYGTTILLPTVEDCYKAFNLIKGKFEKVPRTYDNTGRDYIANPRPNGYRSLHIRMFTDQRKKIQTEIQIKTPEMHLFNEYGPASHIAYKVKIVFKEDLDKDLYVFDKLQQWKDNPTDKRIYKLNLFKDSIFVFTPKSDVIRLSKDATPIDFAYKIHTKVGEHCGGAKINGIMSKISDTLKTGDIVQIITTKKPNVRKDWLKIAKDTETLSQIRKSLRNLETGDRAT
- a CDS encoding YraN family protein, with amino-acid sequence MSRYIGQIGEDLAKLYLRNQNYTILKTNIFSRFGEIDILCRKAKDLYLVEVKTDNNNSHYSLSNVTPQKVNRLLQTFYSQKLINPRIYANIQILIIHITLSHGILIKSYLLEPI
- the lepB gene encoding signal peptidase I, encoding MSEFELRGDKSPEQSPQKNPIIKFFSSILWFIQPLLISFLIAVFAWLFLATPHEVLGSSMEPNIHDKSFVVASKQTYNFRKPNRGEIVIFERTEYRDYIKRVIGLPGETIAIKDCHFYINGKLLDESVYISPDICTPGGAFLKEGDENQFVIPEGYYFLVGDNRTGSTDSRDIGAVSLDLFKGKASIVFSSGPDRRIFFIKEPEYK
- a CDS encoding ParA family protein, which codes for MKKLVIINQKGGVGKTTTAINLGAALSQKGKKVLLVDLDPQANLSSGIGYTISKKEDEESPGIYDVLIGEKKLSDIFVTTSLKNLFLAPASISLAGAEIEMINMLSRETKLKTALDNFKESLDYVIIDSPPSLGILTINALVAADSVIIPIQCEYFALEGLGKLLETIRVVKGINPGLEIGGVILTMYDARTKLSEQVANDVRSHLGDKVFKTIIPRNVRLSEAPSHGKSIFDYDPTSQGAQKYEELATELANRF
- the miaA gene encoding tRNA (adenosine(37)-N6)-dimethylallyltransferase MiaA, with the translated sequence MNNQVIVIFGPTGTGKSTLAIKIASTLDSPVISADSRKVYKGLDIGTNKEALLKAKHKKLIPSLHLIDVVTPDKRFTVYDFLKECEHVFAKAHAAGKIPVVVGGTVMYITALLKGYTLRETKPNIKKRIRLEKKALPQLQLILKTKRPDVWENMDNGERNNKRRLVRWLEVALDNRKVTEQKNIAYDFITIPLIPTKEETQKKLQVRVEKMLDAGLIEETKRLLQKYPKDCVGLSTMGYKEAVDFINGDIPLTELKERIIIRHRQYARYQRRWIMKKLHTPP
- a CDS encoding ParB/RepB/Spo0J family partition protein — its product is MQSDSKTRLGRGLSALISDETAQTLNKNTAGVIEIDISKIKANPYQPRQSFEMNKLLELAESIRQNGVLQPIIVTKDIEDNYTLIIGERRLRASKLAGLTQIPAVIKDMSRQDMLEIAVIENIQREDLSPIEEARAYKQLLLEFKLSLTELAKKISKSKSFISNKTRLLKLPQEIINALQNGVISEGHAKAILGLLGPDLQIQAFKITVKNNLSVRDTEDLVNRLRKGDINKDSSKKIIEYVLSGGAKKIQRDLGKYLDVPVRIVPLKDGGKLVMRYKTETELEQIFKKVVNQ
- a CDS encoding RsmD family RNA methyltransferase; this encodes MSYIKAGKAKGIKLETPYVKGRLKSSVSIRIASNRFKEGVFSIIQTAILDANVLDLFCGIGSFGIEALSRGAKYCDFVDQSKQAESFIYKNLEKTRFSHRASFFNIKVEDFLGASASLEEKYRIVFIDPPYNKITTEKITDILERLCEFLEPKAIVILKHDKTINPPQDIKSSFGTLSLDKQKKYAVSIASVYFFE